Proteins encoded together in one Corynebacterium liangguodongii window:
- the nrdI gene encoding class Ib ribonucleoside-diphosphate reductase assembly flavoprotein NrdI has translation MLIVYFSSATGNTKRFVDKLGLPAARIPLRRTEPQLLAAEPYVLICPTYGGGASLTSEHTRPVPPQVERFLSNVGNRGLIRGVIASGNANFGPDFCRAGDVISRACSVPYLYRFELMGDEHDVTSVRAHLIENTQRLGLVPMPQAALAEVEARDAQARGEAAERLARLRQKYHHTTNA, from the coding sequence ATGCTCATTGTCTACTTCTCCTCGGCGACTGGAAACACGAAGCGGTTCGTCGACAAGCTAGGGCTGCCGGCCGCGCGCATCCCGCTGCGGCGTACGGAGCCGCAGCTGCTCGCCGCCGAGCCCTACGTGCTCATCTGCCCCACCTACGGCGGGGGAGCATCACTGACGAGTGAGCACACCAGACCGGTGCCCCCGCAGGTCGAGCGGTTTTTGTCCAATGTGGGAAACCGCGGCCTGATCCGCGGGGTGATCGCCTCCGGCAACGCCAACTTCGGCCCCGACTTCTGTCGCGCCGGTGACGTAATATCGCGGGCGTGTTCGGTGCCTTACCTCTACCGCTTCGAACTCATGGGGGACGAGCACGACGTCACCTCCGTGCGCGCGCACCTCATTGAGAACACCCAGCGACTCGGGCTCGTGCCGATGCCGCAGGCAGCGCTCGCCGAGGTCGAAGCCCGGGACGCGCAGGCGCGTGGCGAGGCAGCCGAGCGGCTCGCGCGACTGCGCCAGAAATACCACCACACAACGAACGCATAG
- a CDS encoding FadR/GntR family transcriptional regulator, whose amino-acid sequence MTPARSTTTPSTEPLLNKILDTLGMEIISGTIAAGRTFTLSDLSTRFGISRTVAREVMRALEQLGLVVPSRRIGIKVLPSSHWNVFDQAVIDWRWRTDTDRQLRELSELRYSVEPIAAALAATKASEDEGASLVHIAKEMIELAEAGASEEFLALDIKFHTLILNASRNEMFGALAPSILHALEGRTRYGHRDSIPLEDSVRAHLTLAEAIVARDGARAERASREVMADIAP is encoded by the coding sequence ATGACACCAGCCCGCTCGACCACCACCCCGTCCACGGAACCGCTGCTCAACAAGATCCTCGACACGCTCGGGATGGAGATCATCTCCGGCACCATCGCGGCAGGGCGCACGTTCACCTTGAGCGACCTCTCTACGCGCTTCGGCATCTCCCGCACCGTCGCGCGCGAGGTCATGCGCGCCCTGGAACAGTTAGGGCTGGTCGTTCCTTCTCGCCGGATCGGAATTAAGGTGCTGCCGTCGAGCCATTGGAATGTCTTCGACCAGGCCGTGATTGATTGGCGGTGGCGCACCGACACCGACCGCCAGCTCCGTGAGCTCAGCGAGCTGCGCTACAGCGTCGAGCCCATCGCTGCGGCGCTCGCGGCGACGAAGGCAAGCGAAGACGAGGGGGCGAGCCTCGTGCACATCGCCAAGGAGATGATCGAGCTGGCGGAGGCAGGGGCGAGCGAGGAGTTTCTGGCACTAGATATCAAGTTCCACACCCTCATCCTCAACGCCTCACGCAACGAGATGTTCGGCGCGCTGGCCCCGTCGATCCTCCACGCCCTCGAGGGGCGTACCCGCTACGGGCACCGCGACTCGATCCCGCTCGAGGACTCGGTGCGTGCGCACCTCACGCTCGCCGAGGCCATCGTGGCGCGCGACGGGGCTCGCGCGGAGCGCGCATCCCGCGAGGTCATGGCCGACATCGCGCCCTAG
- the nrdE gene encoding class 1b ribonucleoside-diphosphate reductase subunit alpha: protein MNTPALGKTVAEPVSQAEQLDYHALNALLNLYDEDGKIQFDKDREAANQYFIQHVNQNTVFFHDLEEKIDYLVKNNYYDPAVIEAYDWQFVKDTFKQAYSYKFRFQSFLGAYKYYTSYTLKTFDGRRYLERFEDRVSMTALFLARGEEATATALVDEIMNGRFQPATPTFLNAGKAQRGELVSCFLLRIEDNMESIGRGINSALQLSKRGGGVALLLSNIREAGAPIKHIENQSSGVIPVMKLLEDSFSYANQLGARQGAGAVYLNAHHPDILRFLDTKRENADEKIRIKTLSLGVVIPDITFELAKRNDDMYLFSPYDVERVYGLPFADISITEKYEEMVEDPRIRKTKINARQFFQTIAEIQFESGYPYIMFEDTANRANPVKIGRINMSNLCSEILQVNSASVLNDDLTYAEVGHDISCNLGSLNIAKAMDSEDFSRTVETAIRGLTSVADQTSIDSVPSVRDGNDASHAIGLGQMNLHGYLGREHIEYGSEEGLDFTNAYFAAVMYEAIKASHKIAVEKGERFAGFESSEYATGEFFDRYDPADFQPKTEKVKGLFAGASISVPTAEEWAALKADVARDGIYNRYLQAVPPTGSISYINNSTSSIHPIASKIEIRKEGKIGRVYYPAPHMDNDNLDYFKDAYEIGYEKIIDTYAVATKYVDQGLSLTLFFKDTITTREINRAQIYAWRKGIKSLYYIRLRQMALEGTEVEGCVSCML from the coding sequence GTGAACACCCCCGCCTTAGGCAAGACCGTCGCAGAACCCGTCTCCCAGGCCGAGCAGCTCGACTACCACGCCCTCAACGCGCTGCTCAACCTCTACGACGAGGACGGGAAGATCCAGTTCGACAAAGACCGCGAGGCGGCGAACCAGTACTTCATCCAGCACGTCAACCAAAACACCGTCTTCTTCCACGACCTCGAGGAGAAGATCGACTACCTGGTGAAGAACAACTACTACGACCCGGCCGTCATTGAGGCATACGACTGGCAGTTTGTCAAGGACACCTTTAAGCAGGCCTACTCCTACAAGTTCCGCTTCCAGTCCTTCCTCGGCGCCTACAAGTACTACACCTCCTACACGCTCAAAACCTTCGACGGGCGCCGCTACCTCGAGCGCTTCGAAGACCGCGTCTCCATGACCGCGCTGTTCCTCGCTCGCGGCGAGGAGGCGACCGCCACCGCGCTTGTCGACGAGATCATGAACGGCCGCTTCCAGCCGGCCACCCCGACCTTCCTCAACGCCGGAAAGGCGCAGCGCGGCGAGCTCGTCTCCTGCTTCCTCCTGCGCATCGAGGACAACATGGAATCCATCGGCCGCGGCATCAACTCGGCGCTGCAGCTGTCCAAGCGCGGCGGCGGCGTGGCGCTGCTGCTCTCCAACATCCGCGAGGCCGGCGCGCCAATCAAGCACATCGAAAACCAGTCCTCCGGCGTCATCCCTGTCATGAAGCTGCTGGAAGACTCCTTCTCCTACGCCAACCAGCTCGGCGCACGCCAGGGCGCCGGCGCGGTCTACCTCAACGCGCACCACCCCGACATCCTGCGCTTTTTGGACACCAAGCGCGAAAACGCCGACGAGAAAATCCGCATCAAGACGCTCTCGCTCGGCGTGGTCATCCCGGATATCACCTTCGAGCTGGCCAAGCGCAACGACGACATGTACCTGTTCTCCCCCTACGACGTCGAGCGCGTCTACGGGCTGCCGTTCGCCGATATCTCGATCACCGAGAAGTACGAAGAGATGGTCGAGGACCCGCGGATCCGTAAAACCAAGATCAACGCGCGCCAGTTCTTCCAGACCATCGCGGAGATTCAGTTCGAATCCGGCTACCCCTACATCATGTTCGAGGACACCGCGAACCGCGCCAACCCGGTGAAAATCGGCCGCATCAACATGTCCAACCTCTGCTCCGAGATCCTCCAGGTCAACTCCGCCTCCGTGCTTAACGACGACCTGACCTACGCCGAGGTTGGACACGACATCTCCTGCAACCTCGGCTCGCTCAACATCGCCAAGGCGATGGACTCCGAAGACTTCTCCCGCACGGTGGAGACCGCGATCCGCGGGCTGACCTCAGTGGCGGACCAGACCTCCATCGACTCGGTGCCCTCGGTGCGCGACGGCAACGACGCCTCCCACGCCATCGGGCTCGGCCAGATGAACCTCCACGGCTACCTCGGCCGCGAACACATCGAGTACGGCTCGGAGGAAGGGCTCGACTTCACCAACGCGTACTTCGCGGCCGTGATGTATGAGGCGATCAAGGCCTCCCACAAAATCGCAGTGGAGAAGGGGGAGCGCTTCGCGGGCTTTGAATCCTCCGAGTACGCCACCGGGGAGTTCTTCGACCGCTACGATCCGGCAGATTTCCAGCCGAAGACGGAGAAGGTAAAGGGCCTTTTCGCAGGGGCGTCGATAAGCGTGCCCACCGCGGAGGAATGGGCGGCGCTCAAGGCCGACGTCGCGCGCGACGGAATCTACAACCGCTACCTTCAAGCCGTGCCGCCGACGGGCTCGATTTCGTATATCAACAACTCCACCTCGTCGATCCACCCGATCGCCTCGAAGATCGAGATCCGCAAGGAGGGCAAGATCGGCCGCGTCTACTACCCGGCGCCGCACATGGATAACGACAACCTCGACTACTTCAAGGACGCCTACGAGATCGGGTACGAGAAGATCATCGACACCTACGCGGTGGCCACGAAGTACGTCGACCAGGGGCTCTCGCTTACCCTGTTTTTCAAAGACACGATCACCACCCGCGAGATCAACCGCGCACAGATCTACGCGTGGCGCAAGGGCATCAAGTCCCTCTACTACATCCGCCTGCGCCAGATGGCGTTGGAAGGCACAGAGGTCGAGGGTTGCGTGTCCTGCATGCTCTAA